From a single Candidatus Methylomirabilota bacterium genomic region:
- a CDS encoding class I fructose-bisphosphate aldolase → MSDRVKEIISWYGADNPGTLTNLACLMNHGRLAGTGRMVILPVDQGFEHGPARSFAPNPPAYDPRYHFELAIESGCNAYAAPLGFLEAGAREFAGEVPLILKLNDHDVLLEEPDPTQALTGSVGDALRLGCVGVGFTIYPGSIHRLEMYSQIRALAEEAKRYGLVVVIWSYPRGSGLSKAGETAIDVTAYAAHIAAQLGAHIIKVKLPTAHTEQEAAKKVYEKERVPVGTLAERVRHVVQSTFNGRRVVIFSGGPTQERDEVVFEEARAIRDGGGFGSIIGRNSFQRKKPEALAFLRTIMEIYAK, encoded by the coding sequence ATGAGCGATCGGGTCAAAGAGATCATCAGCTGGTACGGCGCCGACAATCCCGGCACTCTCACGAATCTCGCCTGTTTGATGAATCACGGCCGGCTGGCCGGCACGGGCCGGATGGTCATCCTGCCCGTGGACCAGGGCTTCGAGCACGGGCCAGCCCGGAGCTTCGCGCCGAATCCGCCGGCCTACGACCCGCGGTACCACTTCGAACTGGCGATCGAGTCCGGATGCAACGCGTATGCGGCGCCCCTGGGCTTCCTCGAGGCCGGGGCGCGCGAGTTCGCCGGGGAGGTGCCGCTGATTCTCAAGCTCAACGATCACGACGTCCTACTCGAGGAGCCGGATCCGACTCAGGCTCTGACCGGCAGTGTGGGCGACGCGCTGCGCCTCGGCTGCGTCGGCGTCGGGTTCACGATTTACCCGGGGTCGATTCATCGGCTCGAGATGTACAGCCAGATCCGGGCGCTCGCCGAGGAGGCCAAGCGCTACGGTCTCGTCGTGGTGATCTGGTCCTACCCGCGCGGCTCAGGGCTCTCGAAGGCGGGTGAGACGGCGATCGACGTCACCGCGTACGCGGCGCACATCGCGGCGCAGCTCGGTGCCCACATCATCAAGGTGAAGCTACCGACGGCCCACACTGAGCAGGAGGCCGCCAAGAAGGTGTACGAGAAGGAACGAGTCCCGGTGGGCACACTGGCCGAGCGCGTGCGTCATGTCGTCCAGTCCACCTTCAACGGGCGTCGGGTGGTGATCTTCTCGGGCGGGCCGACGCAGGAGCGCGACGAGGTGGTCTTCGAGGAGGCCCGAGCGATCCGCGACGGTGGGGGCTTCGGCTCGATCATCGGTCGGAACTCGTTTCAGCGCAAGAAGCCGGAAGCCCTGGCGTTCCTGAGGACGATCATGGAGATCTACGCGAAGTGA
- a CDS encoding glucosidase, translated as MAARSEEEKRLAEARARTAHWKRWGPYLAERQWGTVREDYSPHGTAWDYFPHDHARRRAYRWGEDGLLGISDNHQYLCFALALWNEKDPFLKERLFGLSAPQGNHGEDVKEYYFYLDSTPTHSYMRALYKYPQAEFPYAWLVEENARRGREDPEFELLDTGIFDDDRYFDVFAEYAKAAPNDVLVRLTVVNRGPETAPLHLLPTLWFRNTWAWDRDAERPSLGFGGTVGGAGHLRAEHPALTGLYRLFYEGNPELLFTENETNFRRLYGTENAQRFVKDACHDAVIHRRASAVNPVPEGTKAALHYSFRIPPGQAVVVRLRLTDRYPEGNPFGALFDAVYAQRQEEADAFYASVIPQKLSADARSVMRQALAGMLWSKQWYHYDVRRWLDGDPTQPPPSPDRKRARNRDWAHLYNDDVISMPDKWEYPWYAAWDLAFHTVALALVDPDFAKEQLVLFLREWYMHPNGQIPAYEWAFSDVNPPVHAWAAWRIYKIERRIRGRADPEFLERVFHKLLLNFTWWINRKDPEGKNVFQGGFLGLDNIGVFDRSAPLPTGGTIEQSDGTAWVGMYCLNMLAMALELARDNPAYEDVASKFFEHFVYIAYAMNNIAGEGIQLWDREDGFFYDVLHFPDGFVCPLKIRSMVGLIPLLAVETLEPEIMTALPRFSRRMMWFLKNRPDLQHHVVRQDTPDGTTRRLLALVTDVRLASALQYMLDEREFLAPHGIRSLSEYHRDHPYVFRVHDQEYRVQYDPAESTTSCFGGNSNWRGPIWFPVNFLLIEALQKFDHFYGHRFKVEFPTGSGRLLTLWEVAAEISRRLTHLFLLGPDGRRPVHGSAEKFQRDPHWRDLVLFYEYFRGDSGAGLGASHQTGWTGLVAKLLQQSGE; from the coding sequence ATGGCCGCCCGTTCTGAAGAGGAAAAGCGCCTCGCCGAGGCGCGCGCGCGGACAGCGCACTGGAAGCGGTGGGGCCCCTACCTGGCGGAGCGTCAGTGGGGAACGGTCCGCGAAGATTACTCCCCGCACGGCACCGCGTGGGACTACTTCCCGCACGACCACGCGCGGCGGCGGGCGTATCGCTGGGGCGAGGACGGCCTGCTCGGGATCTCCGACAATCACCAGTACCTGTGCTTCGCGCTAGCCCTCTGGAACGAGAAGGACCCTTTTCTCAAAGAGCGGCTATTCGGACTGTCGGCCCCCCAGGGCAACCACGGCGAGGACGTCAAGGAGTACTATTTCTACCTCGACTCGACGCCGACCCACTCCTACATGCGCGCGCTCTACAAATATCCCCAGGCCGAGTTCCCGTATGCCTGGCTCGTGGAAGAGAACGCGCGGCGAGGCCGCGAGGACCCGGAGTTCGAGCTGCTCGATACCGGGATCTTCGACGACGACCGCTATTTCGACGTGTTCGCCGAGTATGCGAAGGCCGCGCCCAACGACGTGCTGGTCCGCCTGACCGTGGTCAATCGCGGGCCGGAGACGGCCCCGCTCCACCTCCTGCCGACGCTTTGGTTCCGGAACACGTGGGCGTGGGACCGCGACGCCGAGCGACCGAGCCTCGGCTTCGGCGGCACGGTAGGCGGCGCCGGGCACCTGCGCGCCGAACACCCCGCCCTCACCGGGCTCTACCGCCTCTTCTACGAGGGCAACCCCGAACTGCTCTTCACCGAGAACGAGACGAACTTCCGGCGGCTGTACGGCACCGAGAATGCCCAGCGCTTCGTGAAGGACGCCTGCCACGACGCCGTCATTCACCGCCGGGCGTCAGCCGTCAACCCTGTGCCGGAGGGCACCAAGGCCGCGCTTCATTATTCGTTTCGCATCCCGCCCGGTCAGGCCGTCGTCGTGCGCCTCCGGCTCACCGACCGCTATCCGGAGGGTAACCCGTTCGGCGCCCTCTTCGACGCGGTGTACGCGCAGCGCCAAGAGGAGGCGGATGCCTTCTACGCCTCGGTCATCCCCCAGAAGCTCAGCGCTGACGCGCGAAGCGTCATGCGTCAGGCTCTGGCGGGGATGCTGTGGTCCAAGCAATGGTATCACTACGACGTGCGCCGTTGGTTGGACGGCGACCCCACACAGCCGCCGCCGTCCCCGGACCGCAAGCGGGCCCGTAACCGCGATTGGGCCCACCTCTACAACGACGATGTCATCTCGATGCCCGACAAGTGGGAGTACCCGTGGTATGCGGCCTGGGACCTCGCATTTCACACCGTGGCGCTCGCGCTGGTGGACCCGGATTTCGCCAAGGAGCAGCTCGTCCTGTTCCTGCGCGAGTGGTACATGCATCCGAACGGCCAGATCCCGGCCTACGAGTGGGCGTTCTCCGACGTCAACCCGCCCGTGCACGCCTGGGCCGCCTGGCGCATCTATAAGATCGAGCGGCGAATCCGCGGCCGCGCCGACCCTGAGTTCCTCGAACGCGTCTTCCACAAACTGCTCCTGAACTTCACCTGGTGGATCAACCGCAAGGACCCGGAAGGGAAGAACGTCTTCCAGGGCGGGTTCCTCGGGCTCGACAACATCGGCGTCTTCGACCGGAGCGCGCCGCTGCCTACCGGCGGAACGATCGAGCAGTCCGACGGCACGGCCTGGGTCGGCATGTACTGCCTCAACATGCTCGCCATGGCCCTCGAGCTGGCGCGCGACAACCCCGCCTACGAGGACGTCGCGTCGAAGTTCTTCGAACACTTCGTCTACATCGCGTACGCCATGAACAACATCGCCGGGGAGGGGATCCAGCTCTGGGACCGAGAGGACGGGTTCTTCTACGACGTGCTCCACTTTCCCGACGGCTTCGTCTGCCCGCTGAAGATCCGCTCGATGGTAGGGCTGATCCCCCTCCTCGCCGTCGAGACCCTCGAGCCCGAGATCATGACGGCGTTGCCGCGCTTCTCACGCCGGATGATGTGGTTCCTCAAGAACCGGCCGGATCTGCAACACCACGTCGTCCGGCAGGACACGCCCGACGGGACCACCCGCCGGCTGCTCGCGCTCGTCACCGACGTGCGGCTCGCGAGCGCGCTGCAGTACATGCTGGACGAACGGGAGTTCCTCGCCCCCCACGGGATCCGGTCGCTCTCCGAGTACCACCGCGATCACCCCTACGTCTTCCGCGTGCACGACCAGGAGTATCGGGTCCAGTACGACCCGGCGGAATCGACGACCTCGTGCTTCGGTGGCAACTCGAACTGGCGCGGCCCGATCTGGTTCCCGGTGAACTTCTTGTTGATCGAGGCGCTCCAGAAATTCGACCACTTCTATGGCCACCGCTTCAAGGTCGAGTTCCCGACGGGGTCTGGCCGACTGCTCACGCTCTGGGAAGTCGCCGCCGAGATCTCCCGGCGGCTGACCCACCTCTTCCTGCTCGGGCCGGATGGCCGCCGGCCCGTCCACGGCAGCGCGGAGAAGTTTCAGAGGGATCCGCACTGGCGCGACCTCGTTCTCTTTTACGAGTACTTCCGGGGCGACAGCGGTGCCGGGCTCGGCGCCAGCCATCAGACGGGCTGGACCGGCCTCGTGGCCAAGCTCCTCCAGCAGAGCGGCGAGTAG
- the pgl gene encoding 6-phosphogluconolactonase codes for MSAVRILPDAETLSRAAAREFVELSQRAVVARGRFGVALAGGVTPRRIYELLAEPEHHDQVDWARVEVFWGDERPVPPEHPDSNYGMAAAALLTKVDLRPEQIHRIQAERPNRQAAACDYQVEIGRVLGVSPDGSPPVFDLILLGLGADGHTASLFPNTEALRERHRHVVANLVPKLGSERITLTFPVINQASDILVVVTGAEKAGTLRAVLEGPRDVERLPSQSLNPVAGRLTWLVDRAAASELTPSGGA; via the coding sequence ATGAGTGCGGTTCGGATCCTGCCCGACGCCGAGACGTTGAGCCGCGCGGCGGCGCGGGAGTTCGTGGAGCTCAGTCAGCGGGCCGTCGTGGCCCGTGGACGCTTCGGCGTGGCGCTCGCGGGAGGCGTCACGCCGCGCCGCATCTACGAGCTGCTCGCCGAGCCCGAGCATCACGATCAGGTGGACTGGGCCCGCGTCGAGGTCTTCTGGGGTGACGAACGTCCCGTGCCGCCCGAGCACCCGGACTCGAACTACGGGATGGCCGCCGCGGCCTTGCTCACGAAGGTCGACCTGCGGCCGGAGCAGATTCATCGGATTCAGGCCGAGCGGCCGAACCGCCAGGCGGCGGCGTGCGACTACCAGGTCGAGATTGGCCGGGTCCTCGGGGTGAGCCCGGACGGGTCCCCCCCGGTATTCGACCTGATCCTGCTCGGGCTGGGAGCCGACGGCCACACCGCGTCGCTGTTCCCGAACACCGAGGCCCTGCGCGAGCGGCACCGCCACGTGGTGGCAAACCTCGTCCCGAAGCTCGGATCCGAGCGGATCACGCTCACCTTCCCGGTCATCAACCAGGCCAGCGATATCCTGGTCGTCGTGACGGGCGCCGAGAAGGCAGGGACCCTCCGGGCGGTGCTGGAAGGGCCGCGTGACGTCGAACGACTGCCCTCACAATCCCTCAACCCGGTGGCGGGGCGGCTCACGTGGCTGGTCGACCGAGCGGCAGCGAGCGAGCTGACCCCCTCAGGTGGCGCATGA
- the fbp gene encoding class 1 fructose-bisphosphatase, with amino-acid sequence MNEISARFEQHLRTDAGIGDLALVLNQIAVAGKLLARELSRASLMGRLGTTGEVNVQGEVVKKLDVWGNDVMVGALKASGVVCTMVSEEMDEPLHVADRCAAGKYVVCFDPVDGSSNLDINGIVGTIFSIRRQHGHGGDHVAPDAMQPGTAQVAAGYVMYGPSTMLVYTAGAGVHAFTLDPTIGEFVQSYRKIQIPNRGRIYSVNEAHAPAWQPGILRYIDYLRARDPATGRPYTGRYVGSMVADVHRTLLEGGIFLYPAEVGADGKATGKLRLQYEAAPMAFVIEQAGGKASTGRERIQDIRPGSVHQRIPLAIGSAEDVAVAEEFVAGRR; translated from the coding sequence ATGAACGAGATCAGCGCGCGCTTCGAACAGCACCTGCGAACAGACGCCGGAATCGGCGACCTGGCCCTCGTGTTGAACCAGATCGCCGTAGCCGGCAAGCTCCTCGCCCGGGAGTTGTCGCGGGCCAGCCTGATGGGCCGCCTCGGCACGACCGGTGAGGTGAACGTGCAGGGGGAGGTGGTCAAGAAGCTCGACGTCTGGGGCAACGACGTGATGGTCGGGGCGCTCAAGGCCAGCGGGGTCGTCTGCACGATGGTCTCCGAGGAAATGGACGAGCCGCTGCACGTCGCCGATCGCTGCGCCGCAGGCAAGTACGTGGTGTGCTTCGACCCGGTCGACGGGTCCTCCAACCTGGACATCAACGGCATCGTGGGCACGATCTTCTCCATCCGCCGCCAGCATGGACACGGAGGCGATCACGTCGCGCCGGACGCGATGCAGCCGGGGACGGCCCAGGTCGCGGCCGGCTACGTCATGTACGGGCCGAGCACGATGCTGGTCTACACGGCGGGGGCCGGTGTTCATGCCTTCACGCTCGATCCGACGATCGGCGAGTTCGTGCAGTCGTACCGAAAAATTCAGATTCCAAATCGCGGGCGCATTTACAGCGTGAACGAGGCGCACGCGCCGGCCTGGCAGCCGGGCATTCTCCGGTACATCGACTACCTGCGAGCCCGGGATCCGGCCACGGGACGCCCCTACACCGGGCGCTATGTGGGCTCGATGGTCGCCGACGTGCACCGCACGCTGCTCGAGGGGGGCATCTTCCTCTACCCCGCGGAGGTCGGCGCCGACGGAAAGGCAACCGGGAAGCTGAGACTCCAGTACGAAGCCGCGCCGATGGCGTTTGTCATCGAGCAGGCCGGTGGTAAGGCGAGCACAGGACGCGAGCGAATCCAGGACATCCGCCCCGGCTCCGTGCACCAGCGGATTCCGCTGGCCATCGGCAGCGCGGAGGACGTGGCCGTTGCAGAGGAGTTCGTGGCGGGTCGTCGCTGA
- a CDS encoding glycoside hydrolase family 15 protein: MAYQPIENYGIIGDLHTVALVGVDGSIDWLCLPRFDSPSVFAAILDDTKGGHFRIAPVYGDVRRKQLYWPDTNVLITRFLSPNGVAELTDYMPVGRGPDGDGHHRVVRRVTAVRGSIPFRIECYPAFNYARDPHDTYVSTGGAVFRSAGLSLGLATPIPLKADDRGVAAEFTLHDNESATFVLQQVPAGVGCGVSLSETESEMLFEATVEYWRRWIAKCTYTGRWREIVRRSALALKLLTYEPTGAIVAAPTCSLPECLGGERNWDYRYTWIRDAAFTVYGLLRLGFTEEAARFMGWIEARCHELNPDGSLQIMYGIDGRHTLTEESLDHLDGYRGSRPVRIGNGAYSQLQLDIYGELMDSVYLYNKHGSPISYDFWVHLRRLTNWVCDNWQRQDDGVWESRGGRQHFVYSKLMCWVAVDRALRLADKRSFPADRERWSKTRDQIYEEIMTEGWSPGRQAFVQHYGSASLDAANLIMPLVFFLSPTDGRMLRTLEAILAPPERGGLVSNSLVYRYNVNETPDGLTGEEGTFNICTFWLVEAMTRAGRNDRALLERARLMFEQMLGYASHLGLYAEETGPTGEGLGNFPQAFTHLAVISAAYNLDRALGARG, from the coding sequence ATGGCGTATCAGCCCATCGAGAACTACGGCATCATCGGGGACCTCCACACGGTGGCCCTGGTCGGCGTGGACGGATCCATCGACTGGCTCTGTCTCCCGCGGTTCGACTCGCCAAGCGTGTTCGCCGCCATCCTTGACGACACGAAAGGTGGACATTTTCGGATCGCGCCCGTGTACGGGGACGTGAGGCGGAAGCAGCTTTACTGGCCGGACACCAACGTTCTGATCACGCGCTTCCTCTCGCCCAACGGGGTGGCGGAGCTCACCGACTACATGCCGGTGGGGCGGGGGCCCGACGGAGACGGCCACCACCGAGTGGTGCGCCGTGTCACGGCTGTCCGGGGGAGCATCCCCTTCCGGATCGAGTGCTATCCGGCCTTCAACTACGCCCGCGATCCGCACGACACCTACGTGAGCACAGGGGGGGCGGTGTTCCGCTCGGCAGGTCTCAGTCTCGGCCTCGCCACACCGATCCCGCTCAAGGCCGACGACCGTGGCGTGGCCGCGGAGTTCACCCTCCACGACAACGAGAGCGCCACCTTCGTCCTCCAGCAAGTCCCGGCCGGGGTCGGCTGCGGGGTCAGCCTCTCCGAGACGGAGTCGGAGATGCTGTTCGAAGCGACGGTCGAGTACTGGCGACGGTGGATTGCCAAGTGTACCTATACCGGGCGCTGGCGGGAGATCGTTCGCCGCTCGGCGCTGGCGCTCAAGCTCCTCACGTACGAGCCCACCGGCGCGATCGTGGCGGCGCCGACGTGCAGCCTTCCCGAGTGCCTGGGCGGCGAGCGGAACTGGGACTATCGGTACACCTGGATCCGCGACGCGGCGTTCACCGTCTACGGGCTCCTCAGGCTCGGCTTCACCGAGGAGGCGGCTCGCTTCATGGGATGGATCGAGGCCCGCTGCCACGAACTGAATCCAGACGGATCGCTCCAGATCATGTACGGGATCGACGGGCGCCACACCCTCACCGAGGAAAGCCTCGATCACCTGGATGGCTACCGGGGCTCTCGTCCCGTGCGCATCGGCAATGGCGCGTACAGCCAACTCCAGCTGGATATCTATGGGGAGCTGATGGACTCCGTCTACCTCTACAACAAGCACGGCAGCCCGATCTCCTACGACTTCTGGGTTCATCTCCGCCGGCTCACCAACTGGGTCTGCGACAACTGGCAGCGCCAGGACGATGGGGTCTGGGAGTCCCGTGGTGGCCGGCAGCACTTCGTCTACTCCAAGCTCATGTGCTGGGTCGCGGTGGATCGCGCCTTGCGTCTCGCCGACAAGCGCTCGTTCCCGGCCGACCGCGAGCGGTGGTCGAAGACCCGCGACCAGATTTACGAGGAGATCATGACCGAGGGGTGGAGCCCGGGCCGACAGGCCTTCGTCCAGCATTACGGCAGCGCCAGCCTGGACGCCGCGAATCTCATCATGCCCCTCGTGTTCTTTCTGTCGCCGACCGATGGCCGCATGCTGAGGACCCTGGAGGCCATTCTCGCGCCCCCCGAGCGCGGGGGGCTCGTCTCCAACAGCCTCGTCTACCGCTACAACGTGAACGAGACGCCCGATGGGCTCACTGGCGAGGAAGGGACCTTCAACATCTGCACGTTCTGGTTAGTCGAGGCCATGACGCGGGCAGGGCGGAATGACCGCGCGCTGCTCGAGCGGGCACGCCTCATGTTCGAGCAAATGCTCGGCTACGCCAGTCACCTGGGCCTGTACGCCGAGGAAACGGGCCCGACCGGCGAGGGGCTGGGGAACTTCCCCCAGGCCTTCACACACCTGGCGGTGATCAGCGCGGCCTACAACCTGGACCGGGCGCTCGGCGCCCGCGGGTAG
- a CDS encoding glucose-6-phosphate dehydrogenase assembly protein OpcA: MEDPLTSAAVVARGPEAVGLRAVEQELGRPWSSPDALAGAPSARALMGNLVIVCRREEEKADVEEELATIVSQYPSRVLLLVADAGSQSAEIDASVTVYRRAGEASQPACGECVTIRAGSHAIARLPSAVRALLLGDLPTTLWWVTPEAPPLAGELFVQLAELAGQVIYDSFAWTDPLRQLVVVANWVGGGRQPVTSDLAWRRPKLWHRIIAQSLDPGLAPGAFEAISAVAVEHGPHALTQAWLLAGWLGFRLGWVPRGGKVLPGPEVSWAFQSAQGAPRVEIRRLATGATDVQSVRVVTKVNGRPVTFRFTREGPGQVTVFAEGLADRTLGLAGPVQSRAALVARQLPDLARDRLFESSLALARTMAETVL; the protein is encoded by the coding sequence GTGGAGGACCCTCTGACGTCGGCGGCCGTGGTGGCGCGCGGGCCGGAGGCAGTGGGCCTCCGGGCGGTCGAGCAGGAGTTGGGGCGGCCGTGGTCATCGCCCGACGCCCTGGCCGGGGCGCCGAGCGCGCGGGCCCTGATGGGCAATCTCGTGATCGTTTGCCGGCGCGAGGAGGAGAAGGCGGACGTCGAGGAAGAGCTCGCGACGATCGTCTCGCAGTATCCGTCGCGCGTCCTCCTGCTCGTCGCCGATGCGGGGAGCCAGTCGGCAGAGATCGACGCCTCGGTCACGGTTTACCGCCGGGCGGGAGAAGCGTCCCAGCCAGCCTGCGGCGAGTGCGTGACCATCCGCGCGGGCAGCCACGCCATCGCGCGCCTGCCCTCCGCGGTTCGCGCGCTGCTGCTCGGCGACTTGCCGACGACGCTCTGGTGGGTCACGCCCGAGGCGCCGCCGCTGGCGGGCGAGCTGTTCGTCCAGCTCGCCGAGCTGGCCGGCCAGGTGATCTACGACAGTTTTGCCTGGACCGATCCGCTCAGGCAACTGGTCGTTGTCGCGAACTGGGTGGGCGGCGGCCGCCAGCCGGTGACCTCGGATCTCGCGTGGCGGCGCCCAAAGCTCTGGCATCGCATCATCGCCCAGTCGCTCGACCCCGGGCTAGCGCCGGGCGCTTTCGAGGCGATCAGCGCGGTGGCTGTCGAGCACGGCCCGCACGCGCTCACGCAGGCCTGGCTCCTCGCGGGATGGCTGGGGTTCCGCCTCGGATGGGTCCCGCGGGGCGGGAAGGTGCTGCCGGGCCCCGAGGTCTCGTGGGCATTCCAGTCGGCGCAGGGCGCGCCCCGCGTGGAGATCAGGCGCCTCGCCACGGGTGCCACCGATGTCCAGTCCGTCCGGGTCGTGACCAAGGTGAACGGGCGGCCGGTCACATTCCGGTTCACGCGAGAGGGACCGGGCCAGGTCACCGTGTTCGCCGAGGGGCTTGCCGATCGAACCCTGGGGCTGGCCGGCCCCGTGCAGAGCCGCGCCGCGCTCGTGGCGCGCCAACTCCCCGATCTCGCACGCGACCGACTCTTCGAGTCAAGCCTCGCGCTCGCGCGGACGATGGCCGAGACTGTTCTGTGA
- a CDS encoding alpha/beta hydrolase, whose product MSRMRAEIVPGAPFDHVVFWPPGPASRTLHVYIDGDGTPWVQGRPAHDPTPRNPLMLRLMNLDPNPRVYLGRPCYHGLATRPPCSAAMWTRERYSERVVVSMAAALRQVIGKRGVTRVAWFGYSGGGTLVLLLAPRFAETAAVVTVAGNLDIDAWADLHGYSRLVGSLNPATHSWAFSQVYERHYVGGVDRIVPRTIVDRAGVRPETVTVIPTYDHVCCWETIWPAVVSQVTQALGPER is encoded by the coding sequence GTGTCTAGGATGCGCGCGGAGATCGTCCCTGGCGCGCCCTTCGACCATGTGGTGTTCTGGCCGCCTGGCCCGGCCTCGCGAACCCTGCACGTTTACATCGACGGCGATGGCACCCCGTGGGTCCAGGGCCGCCCCGCCCACGACCCGACGCCCCGCAATCCGCTCATGCTGCGCCTGATGAACCTCGATCCGAACCCGCGTGTCTACCTCGGCCGGCCGTGTTATCACGGGCTCGCCACAAGACCGCCCTGCTCGGCCGCAATGTGGACCCGAGAGCGCTACTCGGAGCGGGTGGTCGTGAGCATGGCCGCCGCGCTCCGCCAGGTGATCGGCAAGCGAGGGGTCACCCGGGTCGCCTGGTTCGGCTACAGCGGGGGAGGGACTCTGGTCCTGCTGCTGGCTCCGCGATTCGCCGAGACGGCCGCCGTCGTCACCGTAGCGGGCAACCTCGACATCGACGCGTGGGCGGACCTGCACGGCTACTCTCGCCTCGTCGGATCGCTGAACCCCGCCACGCACTCCTGGGCCTTCAGCCAGGTGTACGAGCGCCATTACGTCGGCGGTGTCGATCGGATCGTGCCGAGGACCATCGTCGACCGAGCCGGGGTCCGGCCGGAGACGGTGACGGTGATCCCGACCTATGACCACGTCTGCTGCTGGGAGACGATCTGGCCGGCTGTCGTGTCGCAGGTCACGCAGGCGCTGGGGCCGGAACGCTGA
- the glk gene encoding glucokinase, with protein MTTILAGDVGGTKTVVALFEEAEGALRLVRDMTLPSREFPGLEPIIRHFLEAGPTPTVDAACFGVAGAVIDGRCEATNLPWALEEKSLLDTIPTPRAMLLNDLEAAAWGVMELPPRDLLTLQVGAPRTGNMALIAAGTGLGEALIVCDGMRRIVVASEGGHADFAPRTERQSELLAYLRGEFGHVSYERLLSGPGLFNIYRFLRERSGAAEPRWLTERMDRLGSSAAISEVALAGEHPLCVEALDLFASIYGAEAGNLALRALAVGGVYVGGGIAPKIRTKLAGGSFIAAFRDKGRFAGLMESIPVRLALDPRAPLLGAARVASDAHLAR; from the coding sequence GTGACGACGATCCTGGCCGGAGACGTCGGCGGCACGAAGACGGTGGTGGCGCTCTTCGAAGAGGCGGAGGGCGCGCTCCGGCTGGTGCGCGACATGACGCTGCCGAGCCGCGAGTTCCCCGGTCTGGAACCGATCATTCGCCACTTCCTCGAGGCCGGCCCTACGCCGACGGTCGACGCAGCTTGTTTCGGCGTGGCCGGTGCGGTCATCGACGGACGATGCGAGGCGACGAACCTGCCCTGGGCGCTCGAGGAAAAGAGCCTGCTGGACACCATCCCGACGCCCCGGGCGATGCTCCTCAACGACCTCGAGGCTGCTGCCTGGGGGGTGATGGAGCTGCCCCCCAGGGACCTGCTGACACTGCAGGTCGGCGCCCCCCGGACGGGGAACATGGCGCTCATCGCCGCTGGCACGGGGCTCGGGGAAGCCCTGATCGTTTGCGACGGCATGCGTCGGATCGTGGTCGCGTCAGAGGGCGGTCACGCCGACTTCGCCCCCCGTACCGAGCGCCAGAGCGAGCTGCTTGCCTACCTCCGTGGCGAGTTCGGTCATGTCAGCTACGAGCGCCTGCTCTCCGGGCCCGGGCTGTTCAACATCTACCGCTTTCTGCGCGAGAGGAGCGGCGCGGCCGAGCCGCGGTGGCTCACTGAGCGCATGGACCGCCTGGGCAGTAGCGCCGCCATCTCGGAGGTCGCGCTCGCCGGCGAGCATCCACTTTGCGTCGAGGCGCTCGACCTGTTCGCCTCGATCTACGGTGCCGAGGCCGGGAACCTGGCTCTCAGGGCGCTCGCCGTGGGCGGCGTCTACGTCGGCGGGGGGATCGCGCCCAAGATCCGGACGAAGCTCGCCGGCGGCAGCTTCATCGCGGCATTCCGCGACAAGGGCCGCTTCGCTGGTCTGATGGAGTCGATCCCGGTGCGTCTGGCGCTCGATCCGCGAGCCCCGCTGCTCGGGGCGGCCCGCGTCGCCAGCGACGCGCACCTCGCGCGATAG